In Microbacterium sp. ABRD28, the genomic stretch GACGTTCTCGGCGCGTTCGGGGGTGATGGAGTACTGCTGGATGTTGATGTCGAAGTCCTTCGGCCCCGGCGCGATCGCGGCTTCGAACGTGGTGCGCACCCACTCGACATCCTCGGGGGCGAAGCCCAGCTCTTCGGCGACGGCGTACGCGACCGCCGCCTCGAAACCCTCGCCCGAGGCCGGATCGTCGTCGATGACGTACGGGTAGTACGCCGGCTCGCCCGTGGCGATCGTGAGCTTGCCGGGGGTGATGTACCCCTCGTCGGCCGGAGCCGACGACGCGTCGGAACCGGTGTCGGCGTCGGAATCGCCGCTACCGGTGGCGCAGCCGGTGAGGGCGAGGGCGGCCACGGCGATGCCGGCCAGGGCCAGGTGCAGGCGGGGACGGGTGCGGGACATGGCTGCCTCCAGATACGGGATGTCGCGCGCCGCGTGCTGCCGCGGGATGCGCCCCTCCATCATCCTGCGAGAGAGCGGATGCTGCGCCGCCACGCGTCGCTTTGTTACACGCTCTTCACGCGCGGGGAAGGCCGGGGTCAGAGCTCATCGAGCATGCGGCGCTGTTCCTCGGTCAGGCCGTCGCGGAGTTCCTTCCGCCCCTGCGCGGCGGTGCGGGAGTCACCGACCGCGGGGCGCGGGCCCGTGGCATCCGCTCCCGCCGGCGCCGCGGCACCCCCCGATCTCGCGCCGGTGGCGCGGTCGTACAGGGCGCCGGCGTGCGCCTCGACTCGATCGTCGATGACGTCGTAGATCGCCCAGCCGATCATGAGCAGCACGGGAGGAAGGAACCACCCCCAGAACCATCCCCCGATCGACACGCCGGTCAGCAGCACCGTGGCGATCCACACGAGGAAGGCGACCGCGAAGGCGACGAGGAACTCCGCGACCTTCTCGCCCACCCGGGTCCGCCGGTCGGCGGAGCGGGCCGCCATGCCGCCGAACCATCGGGAGAGGAGCGGCTTGATCCAGATCACGATCGCGGTGAGCACGATGCCCGCCCACAGGGCCGCCCACCCGACGCGCGCGGGCGTGAGGAACCCGATCATCAGCAGCACCGCGATGTTGAACACCAGCAGCGAGACGAACCGCACGACCCAGGTCTTCATGGCTCCAGCGTGCCACGCCCGCTTCGCGGGGGCCACGGGTCAGCGCAGGGGCACGAGCTCGGTCAGGTCGTCGTCGGGCAGCACGTCGGCGACGGCGGTCACCGTCATGGTGCCGAGCGCGACGGCCCCGGAGATCGTGGTGAGGAAGGCGGTGTCGGCGGCGTCCCGGCCGGTGGCGATGCGCACGAGTGTGCTGCGAGGCGCGAGGGTCGTCGCATCCACGACGTACCAGGCGCCGTCGATGTGAGCCTCGGCGACGGCGTGGAAGTCCATCGGGTGAAGTCCCGGGGCGTACACCGAGACGAGCCGGGCCGGAACGTTCCGGGCACGCAGCAGGGCAACAGTCAGGTGGGCGAAGTCGCGGCAGACGCCCTGTCGGGCAAGGAGCGTGCGCATCGCGCCGTCGGTCGGCAGGCTCGATCCGCTGACGTAGGCCAGACGTGTGCCGACCCATGATGACACCGATGCGAGCAGCTCGGCCGGGTCACTGATCCCGGCGAACTCGGCAGCGGCGGTGGGGAAGAGGGCGTCCGACTCGGCGTAGCGGCTCGGCCGCCGGTAGCGCACGAGCTCCGCCTCGCTCGCGGTGGCGGGCTCGGCCCGGCCGACGATCGTCGCCGAGTAGTCGACCACGAGGGCGCCGGGACGCGTGACGATCCGGTGCAGCCGCGTGCCGTGCTCGTCTTCGAGTTCGTCCGCCTCGATCGGCTCGCCATCGATCGTGACGCTCAGCTGCTCGCGCTCGCGCGGCACCCCGGCGGCGACGGCGATGGAGAACACCAGCTCCGACGGCTCGGTGACCTCGAGCTCCAGGTTCGCGCCCACATCCCGCTTCATGCGTCCACTCTCGCGGGCGCGGGCACCGCCCACAACCGCGCGGACGGTGTGGTACGGATGAGAGGTGATCACCCTCACCCTCGACGACGGCGTCGCGGAGATCGTCCTCGACGCTCCCGAACGACGAAACGCCCTCACCCTGGACGA encodes the following:
- a CDS encoding ABC transporter substrate-binding protein — its product is MAAQHPLSRRMMEGRIPRQHAARDIPYLEAAMSRTRPRLHLALAGIAVAALALTGCATGSGDSDADTGSDASSAPADEGYITPGKLTIATGEPAYYPYVIDDDPASGEGFEAAVAYAVAEELGFAPEDVEWVRTTFEAAIAPGPKDFDINIQQYSITPERAENVDFSSPYYAASQAIVAIEGNEAAEGVTSLADTKGLLLGAMVGSTSAQTIEEVVQPDTPAQLYNTNEDAKAALEAGQIDGLVLDTPTAYYATGVYIDNSFIVGELPTAGIPDEWGLVLAKDSPLTERVTAAVDALRENGTLEAITQEWLGEGAGVTLLE
- a CDS encoding transglutaminase family protein; translated protein: MKRDVGANLELEVTEPSELVFSIAVAAGVPREREQLSVTIDGEPIEADELEDEHGTRLHRIVTRPGALVVDYSATIVGRAEPATASEAELVRYRRPSRYAESDALFPTAAAEFAGISDPAELLASVSSWVGTRLAYVSGSSLPTDGAMRTLLARQGVCRDFAHLTVALLRARNVPARLVSVYAPGLHPMDFHAVAEAHIDGAWYVVDATTLAPRSTLVRIATGRDAADTAFLTTISGAVALGTMTVTAVADVLPDDDLTELVPLR